The following are encoded together in the Lathyrus oleraceus cultivar Zhongwan6 chromosome 3, CAAS_Psat_ZW6_1.0, whole genome shotgun sequence genome:
- the LOC127129619 gene encoding uncharacterized protein LOC127129619 — protein sequence MIVADRDGVDKNIHVLISQVLGIEPKTSVMQDVSTSLAQLDNTTETPLDKFDVNRSTQSPEKSKDKEGHDGMSGDLANKEENTIDKKDQSIYIVNIDDLRITNVGPTKGWSKVVTHISKKKSLKRNEVPSGFRESGYDVKHNVQDIVSATRKQAFGKKIPTNVPEVPIENISFHFVDNVEKWKFVYQRRLSLESELGKYAFECKEVISLIQEVGLMKSVIGFGKCYEMLVKEFIMNISKECNNKRSKEFRKVYVRGRCVYFSPEIINRFLGINEEEQAEVEVSDNVI from the exons ATGATTGTTGCTGATAGAGACGGTGTAGATAAGAATATTCATGTGCTGATCTCTCAAGTTTTGGGTATTGAACCTAAGACTAGTGTTATGCAGGATGTTTCCACATCCTTGGCCCAACTTGATAACACTACTGAAACCCCTCTGGATAAATTTGATGTCAATAGGTCTACTCAGTCTCCTGAAAAATCAAAAGACAAAGAGGGTCATGATGGCATGTCTGGTGATTTAGCTAACAAAGAAGAAAACACTATAGATAAGAAGGATCAATCTATATACATAGTGAATATAGATGATTT GAGAATAACTAATGTTGGGCCTACAAAAGGATGGAGCAAGGTTGTCACTCATATCTCCAAGAAGAAATCCTTAAAGAGGAACGAAGTCCCATCTGGATTTAGGGAATCTGGCTATGATGTCAAACACAATGTTCAAGACATTGTTTCTGCTACAAGAAAGCAAGCTTTTGGGAAGAAGATTCCAACAAATGTTCCTGAAGTTCCAATTGAAAACATCTCCTTTCACTTTGTGGATAATGtagaaaaatggaaatttgtttACCAAAGAAGATTGTCGTTGGAAAGTGAACTTGGAAAATATGCTTTTGAATGCAAAGAAGTGATAAGTCTAATTCAAGAAGTCGGATTAATGAAAAGTGTGATTGGTTTTGGCAAGTGTTATGAAATGCTTGTTAAAGAATTCATTATGAATATCTCTAAGGAATGTAATAACAAGAGAAGTAAAGAGTTTAGAAAAGTGTATGTAAGAGGAAGGTGTGTGTATTTCTCTCCTGAAATCATAAATAGGTTTTTGGGCATAAATGAAGAAGAACAAGCTGAAGTGGAAGTTTCTGACAATGTCATTTGA